A genomic stretch from Zonotrichia leucophrys gambelii isolate GWCS_2022_RI unplaced genomic scaffold, RI_Zleu_2.0 Scaffold_99_161681, whole genome shotgun sequence includes:
- the EPO gene encoding erythropoietin, with protein sequence MERFILEARDAERGTAGCGPHCDLPEAVAVPDPGVNFNLWRSLDAGSRAQEVARGQAALAAAVLRARELLRDPRVRPSLDRAYGAARSLARLLRGLPAPAPPPASPPAPVRVRTLPRLLGVLSRFLRGKVRLYLADTCPR encoded by the exons ATGGAGCGCTTCATCCTGGAGGCGCGCGACGCCGAGCGCGGCACG GCCGGGTGCGGCCCCCACTGTGACCTCCCCGAGGCCGTCGCTGTCCCCGACCCCGGCGTCAACTTCAACCTGTGGCGGAGCCTGGAC GCGGGGTCCCGCGCGCAGGAGGTGGCCCGGGGCCAGGCGGCGCTGGCGGCCGCGGTGCTGCGGGCGCGGGAGCTGCTGCGGGACCCGCGGGTGCGGCCGAGCCTGGACCGAGCGTACGGAGCGGCGCGGAGCCTGGCGCGGCTGCTGCGGGGGCTGCCCGCGCCG gccccgcccccggcgtCGCCCCCCGCCCCCGTGCGGGTGCGGACCCTCCCCCggctgctgggggtgctgagccgCTTCCTGCGCGGGAAGGTGCGGCTCTACCTGGCCGACACCTGCCCCCGGTGA
- the POP7 gene encoding ribonuclease P protein subunit p20: MSSGEGSRVSSGEGSRMSSGEGSRMSSGRSSAPSPPPGALPGPPPRRRRRAPPPPAAGSPPPPRSGAAPAARAGSHDVFVTSRSDFRAQLRRCQRLLAPGGGPGELRLHGLGLAVPRTINLALQLQAGAGGALRLHASTSSVPLRDRHRHRDRHRHRHREGPDSADSDGGDGDGDGDGDTPRHNSAIHIRLCREAPCA, encoded by the exons ATGTCCTCgggggaggggtcccg CGTGTCCTCgggggaggggtcccg CATGTCCTCgggggaggggtcccg CATGTCCTCGGGCCGCTCCTCCGCTCCGTCCCCGCCCCCGGGGGCGctccccgggccccccccccgccgccgccgccgtgccccgcccccccccgccgcgggttcccccccccccccgcgctCCGgtgccgcccccgccgcgcgcGCGGGCAGCCATGACGTGTTCGTGACGTCACGCTCGGATTTCCGGGCGCAGCTGCGGCGCTGCCAGCGGCTGCTGGCGCcgggcgggggtcccggggaGCTGCGGCTGCACGGGCTCGGGCTCGCCGTGCCCCGCACCATCAACCTGGCGCTGCAGCTGCaggcgggcgcggggggcgcgcTGCGCCTGCACGCCAGCACCTCCTCCGTGCCCCTCCGcgaccggcaccggcaccgggaccgccaccggcaccggcaccgcgaGGGCCCCGACAGCGCCGACAGCGACGGCGGCGACGGCGacggggacggggacggggacaCCCCGCGGCACAACTCGGCCATCCACATCCGCCTGTGCCGGGAGGCGCCCTGTGCCTGA